The following proteins come from a genomic window of Hymenobacter canadensis:
- a CDS encoding 7TM diverse intracellular signaling domain-containing protein, whose product MSPYRHLCWLLALLLALGTYAAAASQPAAGQTERPLPLDAGQPEIFVNPFNYSVLEDPSGTLTLRDVQQPRYAGQFISGAQVATNMEHPGSAYWLRLTVRAAGPQPQHWYLELFDSHLNDIFFFPQTTTEQGRIHTGADRPFTTRPFRYKNYLLQLPVADSQPHTYYLRLQSNSRTSFLSKVRTEQGIAEHFQLEYGLLGAFYGMLLIMIIYNFCLFCFTGEQTYLRYVLYVLSCSLVFLSEDGLGFQYLWPSHPWLNRIVEIASPPLLLLTFGYYARQFLDTPQRLPRYDQWLRAVVLLSVAALLLDGIWWKTGMGMGLYLLPYGMLFFAALRVWQRGFLPARFVLLAHSLVAISVLFLILRKLGIHTFTNTYTVYSMNAAFVVEVVVLSYALGEKIRAIQHATLKAQHRLVKQLRKKHDVQHKLVEQLRQNEDLKDQLNSELENLVAQRTAELQRQGETIASQNRDLVQANGLLALQSAAIEKLNTDLQRDLQKAQTARVLSQEVDFGEFSQIYPDKEACLTYLADLKWAHGYHCRKCGHDNYCEGREALSRRCTRCRYVESATAYTLLQKCKFSIVKAFYAVFLLHTHNGSYSAQELSRVLDLRRATCWSFSQKVLEAMRRQPTGLAGEDGWTRLLLDDTGTEPDDTAEEELAVADEPGQGLERESGKPKNKQKKVG is encoded by the coding sequence TTGTCCCCCTACCGGCACCTGTGTTGGCTGCTGGCCCTGCTGCTGGCCTTGGGAACGTACGCGGCAGCTGCTTCTCAGCCTGCTGCTGGGCAAACCGAACGCCCGCTCCCACTCGATGCCGGGCAGCCGGAGATATTCGTTAATCCCTTCAATTATAGTGTCCTGGAAGACCCATCCGGCACGCTTACGCTGCGCGACGTGCAGCAGCCCCGGTACGCCGGGCAGTTCATATCGGGGGCGCAGGTGGCCACGAACATGGAACACCCCGGCTCGGCCTACTGGCTACGCCTGACGGTGCGGGCAGCAGGCCCCCAGCCTCAGCATTGGTACCTCGAGTTGTTCGACTCTCACCTCAACGACATCTTTTTTTTCCCACAGACCACTACTGAGCAGGGCCGCATCCATACCGGCGCCGACCGTCCCTTCACCACCCGGCCCTTCCGCTACAAAAACTACCTGCTGCAACTGCCGGTAGCCGATAGCCAGCCCCACACCTACTACCTGCGGCTACAATCCAACTCCCGCACCAGCTTCTTATCGAAGGTGCGAACGGAGCAGGGCATTGCCGAACACTTCCAGCTGGAATATGGGCTGCTGGGTGCCTTCTATGGCATGCTGCTCATCATGATTATCTACAACTTCTGCCTGTTTTGCTTCACCGGCGAGCAAACCTATCTGCGCTACGTGCTGTACGTGCTCAGCTGCAGCCTGGTATTCCTGTCCGAGGATGGCCTGGGCTTCCAGTACCTGTGGCCCAGCCATCCGTGGCTGAACCGAATAGTGGAAATTGCTTCTCCCCCACTGTTGCTGCTCACATTCGGCTATTACGCCCGCCAGTTTCTGGATACGCCTCAGCGCCTGCCGCGCTACGACCAGTGGCTGCGGGCCGTGGTGCTGCTGAGCGTGGCCGCTCTGCTGCTCGACGGCATCTGGTGGAAAACCGGCATGGGCATGGGCCTGTATCTGCTACCCTACGGCATGCTGTTCTTCGCGGCACTCCGTGTGTGGCAGCGGGGTTTTCTGCCCGCCCGCTTCGTGCTTCTGGCCCACTCGCTGGTCGCCATCAGCGTATTGTTTTTGATTTTGCGCAAGCTCGGCATTCATACCTTCACCAATACCTACACGGTGTACAGCATGAATGCGGCTTTCGTGGTGGAAGTGGTGGTGCTGTCCTACGCGCTGGGAGAGAAAATCCGCGCCATTCAGCACGCCACGCTCAAAGCCCAGCACCGCCTCGTGAAACAGCTGCGCAAAAAGCACGACGTGCAGCACAAGCTTGTGGAGCAACTGCGACAGAATGAAGACCTGAAAGACCAGTTGAACTCGGAGCTGGAAAACCTGGTGGCGCAGCGCACCGCCGAGCTGCAGCGCCAGGGTGAAACCATTGCCTCCCAAAACCGCGACCTGGTGCAGGCCAACGGCCTGCTGGCCCTGCAGTCGGCCGCCATTGAGAAGCTGAACACCGATCTGCAGCGCGACCTGCAGAAAGCCCAGACCGCGCGCGTGCTCTCGCAGGAAGTGGACTTCGGCGAGTTCAGCCAGATCTACCCCGACAAGGAAGCCTGCCTCACCTACCTCGCCGACCTGAAGTGGGCCCACGGCTACCACTGCCGCAAGTGCGGCCACGACAATTACTGCGAAGGCCGCGAGGCCCTTTCGCGCCGCTGCACCCGCTGCCGCTACGTAGAATCGGCCACGGCCTACACGCTGCTGCAAAAGTGTAAGTTCTCGATTGTGAAGGCATTTTATGCGGTGTTTTTGTTGCACACCCACAACGGCAGCTACTCGGCTCAGGAGCTGTCCAGAGTGCTCGATCTGCGCCGGGCAACCTGCTGGAGCTTCAGCCAGAAAGTGCTGGAAGCCATGCGCCGGCAGCCCACTGGCCTTGCCGGTGAGGATGGCTGGACCCGCCTGCTGCTGGACGATACCGGCACGGAGCCTGACGACACAGCCGAAGAAGAATTGGCCGTTGCAGACGAGCCAGGCCAAGGATTGGAGCGTGAATCAGGCAAACCAAAAAACAAGCAAAAAAAAGTGGGCTGA
- a CDS encoding cellulase family glycosylhydrolase, giving the protein MRYLLKDRRCSGQLIRCLLLLLLLGSELLTQTAMAQPLSMLHTQGTALLDAKNQPVVLRGINVGGWLLQESYILRTDSLNAQWRIQQAMLRSMPEADVEDFYRRYRAGFVTKADIDFVARQGFNCVRLPFHYDLFLTTAQRRARTRALQNPRNIEAYVQSLSTWYDQNQLFTDTKNLEGFRLIDDVLRWCAANNLYVVLDLHAAPGGQGADRNISDCLVPLDLWKRRDAQGRLIYQDLTVRLWQQISKRYKNDARVALYDFINEPNGMTTANGLAGDNSELSALYSRLIDVVRDQNDQHVVLLEGNGYGNEYTNLTPDKLRTPHKANLMYNAHRYWCPNEAEAGDPNPLQINLIRNLAAFRNQWQVPVWVGETGENSNEWFAAAVQELNRQNIGWCHWTFKRVDGRTSLLNVARYGSVLTEAGRAALLRNSEFRNCTVNTDVVAALTKPTAVPAAFVPHPLPGTIQAADYDLGRLGHAYSDTYATRTDYRNHAPHNSGEAYRNDGVDIEAVTDAASKGFAVSHMEAGEWLSYTVTVPQTTSFAVQLRLQNPAATTAQLRIKLDGQQAVGTITVPGGSSWQTLPAGNVQLSAGTHTVKLSVEQPGAVVSWLQFVPLVGPR; this is encoded by the coding sequence ATGCGTTATTTACTGAAGGACCGCCGGTGCAGCGGGCAGCTGATACGCTGTTTGCTACTGCTGCTGCTGCTGGGCAGCGAGCTGCTGACGCAAACTGCCATGGCCCAGCCCCTGAGCATGCTGCATACCCAGGGCACCGCCCTATTGGATGCCAAAAACCAGCCCGTCGTGCTGCGTGGCATCAATGTGGGCGGCTGGCTGCTGCAGGAAAGCTACATTCTTCGAACCGATTCGTTGAACGCGCAGTGGCGCATTCAGCAGGCCATGCTGCGCAGCATGCCCGAGGCCGACGTGGAGGACTTCTACCGCCGCTACCGGGCCGGGTTCGTTACCAAAGCCGATATCGACTTCGTTGCCCGGCAGGGCTTCAACTGCGTGCGTCTGCCGTTTCATTACGACCTGTTTCTGACCACTGCCCAGCGCCGCGCCCGTACCCGCGCCCTGCAGAACCCGCGCAACATTGAGGCCTACGTGCAGTCGCTCAGCACCTGGTACGACCAGAATCAGCTGTTTACGGACACGAAAAACCTGGAAGGCTTCCGGCTGATTGATGACGTGCTGCGCTGGTGCGCCGCCAACAACCTCTACGTGGTGCTGGACCTGCACGCCGCGCCCGGCGGCCAGGGCGCCGACCGCAACATCAGCGACTGCCTGGTGCCGCTGGACTTGTGGAAGCGCCGCGACGCTCAAGGCCGCCTGATCTACCAGGATCTGACCGTGCGGCTCTGGCAGCAGATTTCAAAGCGCTACAAAAACGATGCGCGCGTGGCGCTCTACGACTTCATCAACGAGCCCAACGGCATGACCACCGCCAACGGCCTGGCCGGCGACAACTCCGAGCTCAGCGCGCTCTACAGCCGCCTGATTGACGTGGTGCGTGACCAGAACGACCAGCACGTGGTGCTGCTGGAAGGCAACGGCTACGGCAACGAGTACACCAACCTCACGCCCGACAAGCTGCGCACGCCGCACAAAGCCAACCTCATGTACAACGCGCACCGCTACTGGTGCCCGAATGAAGCCGAGGCCGGCGACCCCAATCCGTTACAAATCAACCTTATCCGCAACCTGGCGGCCTTCCGCAACCAGTGGCAGGTGCCGGTGTGGGTGGGCGAAACCGGCGAAAACTCCAACGAATGGTTTGCCGCCGCCGTGCAGGAGCTGAACCGGCAGAACATCGGGTGGTGCCACTGGACGTTCAAGCGGGTGGACGGCCGCACCAGCCTGCTGAACGTGGCCCGCTACGGAAGTGTGCTCACAGAAGCCGGCCGCGCGGCGCTGCTGCGCAACAGTGAGTTCAGGAATTGCACCGTAAATACCGATGTGGTGGCTGCCCTTACCAAGCCAACTGCTGTCCCCGCTGCCTTCGTACCGCACCCGCTGCCCGGCACCATTCAGGCCGCCGACTACGACCTGGGCCGCCTGGGCCACGCCTACTCCGACACTTACGCCACCCGCACCGACTACCGCAACCACGCCCCCCACAACTCCGGCGAGGCCTACCGCAACGACGGCGTGGACATTGAAGCCGTGACGGATGCTGCCTCCAAGGGTTTTGCGGTGAGCCACATGGAAGCCGGCGAGTGGCTGAGCTACACCGTGACTGTACCCCAAACCACTTCCTTCGCTGTGCAGCTGCGCTTACAAAACCCGGCCGCAACCACCGCCCAATTACGTATTAAACTAGATGGCCAGCAGGCTGTTGGAACCATAACCGTGCCTGGTGGTAGCAGTTGGCAGACGTTGCCCGCCGGCAACGTGCAACTTTCGGCTGGTACGCACACGGTGAAGCTTTCCGTGGAGCAACCCGGTGCCGTGGTGAGCTGGCTACAATTTGTGCCCCTGGTCGGCCCTCGCTGA
- a CDS encoding SusC/RagA family TonB-linked outer membrane protein, with protein MNRNQYSYLGFRRVVPLAAYGLLSLAAPLAAEAGVVAEARLAFVADVPVSGRITQRNGDGLPGVTIIVQGTTIGTSTDVNGNFSLSVPEGSTLIISSIGFTRQEVRISGANPSLNVVLVDDAKALSEVVVVGYGTQERGSVTGAISSVGAAEIVRQPVADATQAIQGKVSGVTVVSNGGAPGGASGTSVRVRGITSAGNNNPLYVVDGFPLPDGGDNQLNAISPNDIESIDILKDASATAIYGVRAANGVVIITTKRGKAGRTNVNLDVYRGVQTVARRLDLLSASEYAVINNESRLAKGLPIVVDKLRDPASLGEGTDWQDLVFRRAQIQNYSLSATGGSEKARYAVSATYFQQDGIIIGTNFERFTLRANGDVQVGKMLKLGNNIQLTHLEDRQVTTNSGEYGTVQQMLRIPATVQPYRPDGYWYQPSSGADNFIEENPLASALINNQKFTRNRALTTFFAELEPVQGLRFRTNVGVDFVFDNFNRFTPKGPELPGFTQRYATASAEARSSYAPTYLIENTATYDHLFADKHQVTALLGQSAQEFNFSNVVANRQGYLRNDLQVINAGPINTQLSNEGIINPPQRLASYFGRLNYEFAGKYLFSAVARYDGSSVFPPGEKFGFFPGVSVGWRISEEAFLDGNSTISNLKLRAGYGKVGNPLNAGRFASLYTINFGSIYPFGPDGTINTGAAPTRLANSDLRWETNNQTNIGVDVGFLENRFEASLDLYNRNSPNLIAPVPPSLVSGTFESVNTNAASAYNRGVDFSFTSRNVQGSGQGFSWTTLLNVSAYKTELESLGLGVPYNGPNFLSNSAVVRYDVNQAFGSFYGFVADGLFQTPDEVTSAPTQETGTAPGDIRFKDLNGDGVITAAGDRTFIGNPNPDFTYGITNTLGFKGFDLSFFIQGVQGNDVYNINRFITESALYGANNGTTRVLNRWTGAGTSNDVPRAIDGDPNSNLRVSSHFVEDGSYVRLKNLTFGYTLPQSLLSRISATQVRFYVTAQNLATLTKYTGYDPEVSPSGIDLGVYPQARVFMGGLNIGF; from the coding sequence ATGAACCGCAATCAATACTCGTATCTGGGATTCCGGCGCGTGGTGCCGCTGGCGGCCTATGGGCTGCTGAGTCTGGCGGCGCCGCTGGCTGCTGAAGCTGGCGTTGTGGCCGAAGCACGCCTGGCCTTCGTGGCCGATGTTCCGGTTTCGGGACGCATTACCCAGCGCAACGGCGACGGCCTGCCCGGCGTGACGATTATCGTGCAAGGAACCACCATCGGGACCAGCACGGATGTAAACGGCAACTTCTCGCTGTCGGTACCCGAGGGCAGCACCCTGATTATCAGCTCTATCGGCTTTACGCGCCAGGAAGTCCGCATCAGCGGTGCCAACCCTTCCCTGAACGTGGTGCTGGTGGACGACGCCAAGGCGCTGAGCGAAGTGGTAGTAGTCGGCTACGGCACCCAGGAGCGCGGCAGCGTGACGGGCGCCATTTCGTCGGTAGGAGCCGCGGAAATCGTGCGCCAGCCGGTGGCCGATGCCACGCAGGCCATCCAGGGCAAGGTGTCCGGCGTTACGGTGGTGTCGAACGGCGGAGCGCCCGGTGGGGCCTCCGGTACGTCGGTACGGGTGCGCGGTATCACGTCGGCCGGCAACAACAACCCGCTGTACGTGGTGGACGGCTTCCCGCTGCCCGACGGCGGCGACAACCAACTCAACGCCATCAGCCCCAACGACATTGAGTCGATTGACATTCTGAAGGATGCTTCGGCTACGGCCATCTACGGGGTGCGCGCCGCCAACGGCGTGGTCATCATCACTACCAAGCGCGGCAAAGCCGGCCGCACCAACGTCAACCTCGACGTATACCGCGGGGTACAGACCGTAGCGCGCCGCTTGGACCTGCTCAGCGCTTCGGAGTACGCCGTCATCAACAACGAAAGCCGCCTGGCCAAAGGCCTGCCCATCGTGGTGGACAAGCTGCGCGACCCGGCTTCGCTGGGCGAAGGCACCGACTGGCAGGACCTGGTGTTCCGCCGGGCCCAGATTCAGAACTACTCCCTCTCGGCCACCGGCGGCAGCGAAAAAGCCCGCTACGCCGTGTCGGCCACGTATTTCCAGCAGGACGGCATCATCATCGGCACCAACTTCGAGCGGTTTACGCTGCGGGCCAACGGCGATGTGCAGGTCGGAAAAATGCTGAAACTGGGCAACAACATCCAACTCACGCACCTGGAAGACCGGCAGGTAACGACCAACAGCGGCGAGTATGGCACGGTGCAGCAGATGCTGCGTATTCCGGCCACTGTGCAGCCCTACCGGCCCGATGGCTACTGGTACCAGCCCAGTTCGGGGGCCGATAACTTCATCGAGGAAAACCCGCTGGCCAGCGCCCTGATCAACAACCAGAAGTTCACGCGCAACCGGGCCCTGACCACGTTCTTCGCGGAGCTGGAGCCAGTGCAGGGCCTGCGCTTCCGCACCAACGTCGGCGTCGACTTCGTCTTCGATAACTTCAACCGGTTTACGCCCAAAGGCCCCGAGCTGCCCGGTTTCACCCAGCGCTACGCCACGGCCAGCGCCGAAGCCAGATCCAGCTACGCCCCCACGTACCTGATTGAAAACACGGCCACCTACGACCACCTGTTCGCCGACAAGCACCAGGTAACGGCGCTGCTGGGCCAGTCGGCGCAGGAGTTTAACTTCAGCAACGTAGTGGCTAACCGCCAGGGCTATCTGCGCAACGACCTGCAGGTAATCAACGCCGGTCCCATTAACACGCAGCTGAGCAATGAGGGTATCATCAACCCGCCTCAGCGTCTGGCCAGCTACTTCGGCCGTCTGAACTACGAGTTTGCCGGCAAGTACCTGTTTTCGGCCGTGGCCCGCTACGACGGATCCTCAGTATTCCCGCCCGGCGAGAAGTTCGGCTTTTTCCCCGGCGTATCGGTGGGCTGGCGCATTTCCGAGGAAGCGTTCCTCGACGGCAACAGCACCATCAGCAACCTGAAGCTGCGGGCCGGCTACGGCAAAGTGGGTAACCCCCTGAACGCCGGCCGCTTCGCCTCGCTGTACACCATCAACTTCGGCTCCATCTATCCGTTCGGGCCCGATGGCACCATCAACACGGGCGCCGCTCCTACCCGCCTGGCCAACTCCGACCTGCGCTGGGAAACCAACAACCAGACGAACATCGGGGTAGATGTGGGCTTCCTCGAAAACCGTTTCGAGGCCAGCCTCGACCTCTACAACCGCAACTCGCCCAACCTGATTGCGCCGGTGCCGCCGTCGTTGGTTTCGGGTACGTTTGAGTCGGTGAATACCAACGCGGCTTCTGCTTACAACCGGGGCGTCGACTTCTCGTTCACCTCGCGCAACGTGCAGGGCAGCGGGCAGGGCTTCAGCTGGACTACCCTGCTGAACGTGTCGGCCTACAAAACGGAGCTGGAGTCGCTGGGCTTGGGCGTGCCATACAACGGCCCCAACTTCCTGAGCAACAGCGCTGTGGTGCGCTACGACGTTAATCAGGCGTTCGGCTCGTTCTACGGCTTCGTGGCCGACGGCCTGTTCCAGACGCCCGACGAGGTAACGTCGGCACCTACGCAGGAAACGGGCACGGCTCCCGGCGACATTCGCTTCAAGGATCTGAACGGCGACGGAGTTATTACGGCCGCCGGTGACCGGACGTTTATCGGCAATCCGAACCCCGATTTCACGTATGGCATCACCAACACGCTGGGCTTCAAAGGCTTCGACCTGAGCTTCTTTATCCAGGGTGTGCAGGGCAATGATGTGTACAACATCAACCGCTTCATTACGGAAAGCGCCTTGTACGGCGCCAACAACGGCACCACCCGCGTGCTGAATCGCTGGACCGGCGCCGGCACCAGCAACGACGTGCCCCGCGCCATCGACGGTGACCCGAACAGCAACCTGCGCGTATCGTCGCACTTCGTGGAAGACGGCTCCTACGTGCGCCTCAAAAACCTGACGTTCGGCTATACGTTGCCCCAGAGCCTGCTAAGCCGCATTTCGGCCACGCAGGTACGCTTCTACGTGACGGCCCAGAACTTGGCCACGCTCACCAAATACACCGGCTACGACCCCGAAGTAAGCCCCAGCGGCATCGACCTGGGCGTGTATCCGCAGGCCCGCGTGTTCATGGGCGGCCTCAACATCGGGTTCTAA